The following are encoded in a window of Gavia stellata isolate bGavSte3 chromosome 17, bGavSte3.hap2, whole genome shotgun sequence genomic DNA:
- the LOC104250851 gene encoding olfactory receptor 5J3: MSDDNCTEVTQFTFSGLTEDPQLKPILFTLFLGTYVLTLAGNLGLIALIRVSPQLHTPMYFFLGNLSILDVFYTSTISPKMLLDLPTKTKAISFAGCLTQFYFYASFATAELYLLAAMAYDRYMAISKPLLYEVVMSPGVCVSLVAVSYLVGLLNAIVHTSALLWLSFCGPPVINNFCCDGPPLFVVASTDTRLNEGLMFVLVGFNMMATNLLILTSYACIVVAVGRMGSAAGRRKACSTCASHLAAVIIFDVSATFNYMQPSSSNSPESKKIASIFYTIIVPMLNPMIYSLRNKEVKHALTDFIRRKMYF, from the coding sequence ATGTCTGATGACAACTGCACTGAGGTGACCCAGTTCACCTTCTCGGGACTCACAGAAGACCCACAACTGAAGCCCATCCTCTTCACGCTCTTCCTGGGCACCTATGTGCTGACGTTAGCGGGAAACCTCGGCCTGATTGCCCTGATCAGGGTCAGCCCCCAGCTtcacacccccatgtactttTTCCTCGGTAACTTGTCCATCTTAGATGTTTTCTACACCTCCACCATCAGCCCCAAAATGCTGCTGGACCTTCcaacaaaaaccaaagccaTTTCTTTTGCTGGATGTCTCACGCAGTTTTATTTCTATGCTAGTTTTGCCACAGCTGAGCTTTACCTGCTGGCTGCCATGGCCTACGACCGGTATATGGCCATCTCCAAGCCCCTGCTCTATGAGGTTGTCATGTCTCCTGGCGTCTGCGTGAGCCTGGTCGCTGTGTCCTACCTTGTGGGGTTGCTGAATGCTATCGTGCACACAAGCGCCTTGCTCTGGCTGTCCTTCTGCGGCCCCCCAGTCATCAACAACTTCTGCTGCGACGGGCCACCGCTGTTTGTTGTCGCCTCGACTGACACGCGCCTCAATGAGGGTTTAATGTTTGTGCTCGTGGGTTTCAACATGATGGCCACCAACCTGCTCATCCTCACCTCCTACGCCTGCATCGTGGTGGCCGTGGGCAGGATGGGCTCTGCGGCAGGCAGGCGCAAAGCCTGCTCCACCTGCGCCTCCCACCTGGCAGCCGTCATCATTTTCGATGTGTCTGCTACTTTTAATTACATGCAACCCAGTTCATCAAACTCACCGGAGAGCAAGAAAATCGCATCCATCTTTTACACCATTATAGTCCCCATGCTGAACCCCATGATTTACAGCCTCAGAAACAAGGAGGTGAAGCATGCCCTAACCGATTTtatcagaaggaaaatgtacttctga